In Helicobacter pylori, a single genomic region encodes these proteins:
- a CDS encoding transcriptional regulator: MIAWSFLKRGFVVATPHFNGFCHQKFMLSCVVKIQRYAIFK; the protein is encoded by the coding sequence ATGATCGCTTGGTCTTTTTTAAAGAGAGGGTTTGTTGTTGCTACACCCCATTTTAACGGATTTTGCCATCAAAAATTCATGCTCTCATGCGTTGTGAAAATCCAACGCTACGCCATTTTCAAGTAA
- the nhaA gene encoding sodium/proton antiporter NhaA, translating into MNLKKTENALSLTLKNFIKSESFGGIFLFLNAVLAMVVANSFLKESYFALWHTPFGFQIGDFFIGFSLHNWIDDVLMALFFLMIGLEIKRELLFGELSSFKKASFPVIAALGGMIAPGLIYFFLNADTPSQHGFGIPMATDIAFALGVIMLLGKRVPTALKVFLITLAVADDLGAIIVIALFYTTNLKFAWLLGALGVVLILAVLNRLNVRSLIPYLLLGVLLWFCVHQSGIHATIAAVVLAFMIPVKIPKDSKNVELLELGKRYAETSSGALLTKEQQEILHSIEEKASALQSPLERLEHFLAPISGYFIMPLFAFANAGVSVDSSINLEVDKVLLGVILGLCLGKPLGIFLITFISEKLKITARPKGISWWHILGAGLLAGIGFTMSMFISNLAFTSEHEDAMEVAKIAILLGSLISGIIGALYLFALDKRAALKK; encoded by the coding sequence ATGAATCTCAAAAAAACAGAAAACGCGCTCAGTTTGACGCTTAAAAACTTCATTAAAAGCGAATCTTTTGGAGGGATTTTCCTCTTTTTGAACGCCGTTTTAGCGATGGTGGTGGCTAATTCGTTTTTAAAAGAAAGTTATTTTGCACTATGGCACACCCCTTTTGGGTTTCAAATAGGGGATTTTTTTATCGGCTTTAGTTTGCACAACTGGATTGATGATGTTTTAATGGCGTTATTTTTTTTAATGATAGGCTTAGAGATCAAGCGAGAATTGTTGTTTGGGGAATTATCTAGTTTCAAAAAAGCTTCTTTCCCTGTGATTGCGGCTCTTGGGGGCATGATAGCCCCAGGATTGATTTATTTTTTCCTTAACGCTGATACGCCCTCTCAGCATGGTTTTGGGATCCCTATGGCGACAGATATTGCGTTCGCTTTAGGCGTGATCATGCTTTTAGGTAAGAGGGTGCCAACCGCCTTAAAGGTTTTTTTAATCACTCTAGCGGTGGCTGATGATTTGGGAGCTATTATCGTGATCGCGCTCTTTTATACCACGAATTTAAAATTCGCATGGCTTTTAGGGGCTTTAGGGGTGGTTCTTATCTTAGCGGTATTGAACCGCTTGAATGTCCGCTCGCTCATCCCTTACTTGCTTTTAGGGGTGTTGCTTTGGTTTTGCGTGCATCAAAGCGGTATCCATGCAACGATCGCTGCAGTGGTTCTAGCTTTTATGATACCGGTGAAGATCCCTAAAGATTCTAAAAATGTAGAGCTTTTGGAACTGGGCAAGCGATACGCAGAAACGAGTTCAGGAGCGCTTTTGACCAAAGAGCAGCAAGAAATCTTGCATTCCATTGAAGAAAAAGCGAGCGCTTTACAAAGCCCCTTAGAAAGATTGGAGCATTTTTTAGCCCCCATCAGCGGGTATTTCATCATGCCCTTATTCGCGTTTGCAAACGCTGGGGTGAGCGTTGATTCTAGCATCAATTTAGAAGTGGATAAGGTGCTTTTAGGGGTTATTTTAGGGCTTTGTTTGGGCAAGCCTTTAGGGATTTTCTTAATCACTTTTATAAGCGAAAAGCTCAAAATCACCGCGCGCCCTAAAGGCATCAGCTGGTGGCATATTTTAGGGGCTGGGCTTTTAGCAGGGATTGGTTTTACCATGTCTATGTTTATTTCTAATCTGGCTTTCACGAGCGAGCATGAGGACGCTATGGAAGTGGCAAAAATTGCGATTTTACTCGGATCTTTGATTTCTGGGATCATAGGGGCTTTGTATTTATTCGCGCTAGATAAAAGAGCGGCTTTAAAGAAATAG
- a CDS encoding elongation factor Ts: protein MSGISTQLVKKLRDLTDAGMMDCKKALVEVAGDLQKAIDFLREKGLSKAAKKADRIAAEGVVALEVAPDFKSAMMVEINSETDFVAKNEGFKELVKKTLETIKAHNIHTTEELLKSPLDNKPFEEYLHSQIAVIGENILVRKIAHLKAPSSHIINGYAHSNARVGVLIGIKYNNEKNAPKVVELARNIAMHAAAMKPQVLDCKDFSLDFVKKETLALIAEIEKDNEEAKRLGKPLKNIPTFGSRIELSDEVLAHQKKAFEDELKEQGKPEKIWDKIVPGKMERFIADNTLIDQRLTLLGQFYVMDDKKTIAQVVADCSKEWDDDLTITEYVRFELGEGIEKKTENFAEEVALQMK from the coding sequence ATGTCAGGAATTAGCACTCAATTAGTCAAAAAATTAAGGGATTTAACCGATGCGGGCATGATGGATTGCAAAAAAGCCCTTGTGGAAGTGGCTGGGGATTTGCAAAAGGCCATTGATTTCTTGCGCGAAAAAGGCTTGAGTAAAGCCGCTAAAAAGGCCGATAGGATCGCTGCTGAAGGCGTAGTCGCTTTAGAAGTAGCGCCTGATTTTAAAAGCGCAATGATGGTAGAAATCAATAGCGAAACGGATTTTGTGGCTAAAAATGAGGGCTTTAAGGAATTGGTGAAAAAAACTTTAGAAACGATCAAAGCCCACAATATCCATACCACAGAAGAACTGCTTAAAAGCCCGTTAGACAACAAGCCTTTTGAAGAATATTTGCACTCTCAAATCGCTGTGATTGGTGAAAACATTTTAGTGAGAAAAATCGCTCATTTAAAAGCCCCTAGCTCTCATATCATCAATGGTTATGCGCATTCTAACGCTAGAGTGGGCGTGTTAATCGGTATAAAATACAATAATGAGAAAAACGCTCCAAAAGTGGTGGAACTAGCCCGAAACATCGCTATGCATGCTGCAGCGATGAAACCTCAAGTGCTAGATTGCAAAGACTTTAGCCTTGATTTTGTCAAAAAAGAAACCTTAGCCTTGATCGCTGAAATTGAAAAAGACAACGAAGAGGCTAAACGATTGGGCAAACCTTTGAAAAACATCCCCACTTTTGGGAGTCGCATTGAATTGAGCGATGAAGTTTTAGCACACCAAAAAAAAGCTTTTGAAGACGAATTGAAAGAGCAGGGCAAGCCTGAAAAAATCTGGGATAAAATCGTTCCTGGAAAAATGGAAAGGTTTATCGCTGATAACACCCTTATTGATCAACGCCTGACCCTTTTAGGGCAATTCTATGTCATGGACGATAAAAAAACTATCGCTCAAGTGGTTGCTGATTGTTCCAAAGAGTGGGATGATGATTTAACAATCACTGAGTATGTGCGTTTTGAATTGGGCGAAGGCATTGAGAAAAAGACAGAGAATTTCGCTGAAGAAGTGGCTTTGCAAATGAAGTGA
- the fliE gene encoding flagellar hook-basal body complex protein FliE produces MQAIHNDKSLLSPFSELNTDNRTKREESGNAFKEQKGGEFSKLLKQSINELNNTQEQSDKALADMATGQIKDLHQAAIAIGKAETSMKLMLEVRNKAISAYKELLRTQI; encoded by the coding sequence ATGCAAGCCATACACAATGATAAAAGCTTATTGAGTCCTTTCTCTGAGCTTAACACGGACAACAGGACTAAAAGAGAAGAATCAGGTAACGCCTTTAAAGAACAAAAAGGTGGGGAGTTTTCTAAACTCTTGAAACAATCTATCAATGAGCTTAACAACACTCAAGAGCAGTCTGATAAAGCCTTAGCGGATATGGCGACAGGGCAGATCAAAGACTTGCACCAAGCGGCTATCGCCATAGGGAAGGCCGAAACGAGCATGAAACTCATGCTTGAAGTGCGTAACAAAGCGATCAGCGCTTATAAAGAACTTTTGAGAACGCAGATCTAA
- a CDS encoding RecB-like helicase: MDTKRQCMALKASAGSGKTFALSVRFLALLFKGANPSEILTLTFTKKATAEMKERILDYLKILQQENLENEKEKSQNILKELEEKYHLDPSLVRNSAPKIYQRFLNAEIRISTIDAFFQSILRKFCWFVGLSANFEVNEDTEVHQRQLNESFLSTLNSEQLEELSAFIVQCLSYESYTSDSILERLRFLKNKLYLFDPNKKEPAFDEEGFLEKLRSLNNQIQSIETASDRAKTAIKCDSFRGFLNSSLTWLEKKSEYQSFKKLKSEIPTLESECEEIENDLKRYYEAKETAIFKKFPKFIQLYDNATSKIQALDFDAIKDKVHALLNGYEEMPAEFFYFRLDSKIAHILIDEFQDTSLNDYKILAPFIDEIKAGIGQAKWHRSVFFVGDVKQSIYAFRGSFSSLFESVSKDFYHDNLQFNHRSAPLIINYVNTIFKKAYQNSPTAYLEQKYPKASQNKHATDGYVKVSLVADERELLLNQVLQEAQNLLEHRIDPKNITILCATNDDALEIKNYLQENLSDIRPSTESSARLSQLVESKIIKNALEYALAEEPYKPFYKHSVLKLAGYLHDDVIALPGFNPKKESVASFVWKIMEQFKLYEEPAQSCLELAIGCEDANDFLEKLEAKEIASFNPKGAQIMTIHKSKGMQFPYVIVCERLGNPNSNHSNQLLEEYNGTELARLYYRMKNREVVDKDYARALDKEEAAKDHEEINVYYVAFTRAELGLIVVAKDKKESKKESKNKTMREQLDLVPLEEGEIMPVISPQKEPLIASVLIKPHAYGEQVQEIEEEPESDYEKNNDQEAINFGIALHKGLEYQYAYNIPKKSVLEYLNYHHGFYGLDYQALEESLELFENDAEIQTLFKNYALKGEVAFLFEGVVSRIDVLLWDKGQNLYVLDYKSSQNYQQSHKVQVSHYAAFLQTQAPHFKIQAGIIYAHKRLLEKLWV; this comes from the coding sequence ATGGATACAAAAAGACAATGCATGGCTTTAAAGGCTTCAGCAGGGAGCGGGAAGACTTTCGCTTTGAGCGTGCGGTTTTTGGCCCTGTTGTTTAAGGGGGCTAATCCTAGCGAGATTTTAACGCTCACTTTCACTAAAAAAGCCACCGCCGAAATGAAAGAGCGTATTTTAGACTATTTAAAAATTTTGCAACAAGAAAACCTTGAAAATGAAAAAGAAAAATCCCAAAATATCCTAAAAGAATTAGAAGAAAAATACCATTTAGACCCTAGTTTAGTGCGAAATAGCGCTCCAAAAATCTACCAACGCTTTTTAAACGCTGAAATCAGAATCAGCACTATTGATGCGTTTTTTCAAAGCATTTTAAGGAAATTTTGCTGGTTTGTGGGGTTGAGTGCGAATTTTGAAGTCAATGAAGACACAGAAGTGCACCAACGACAGCTTAATGAGAGTTTTTTGAGCACTTTAAACAGCGAACAGCTTGAAGAATTGAGCGCTTTTATCGTCCAATGCTTAAGTTATGAGAGTTACACAAGCGATTCTATTTTAGAGCGGTTGCGTTTTTTAAAAAACAAGCTCTATTTATTTGATCCTAATAAGAAAGAACCTGCATTTGATGAAGAGGGTTTTTTAGAAAAACTAAGGAGCTTAAACAACCAAATTCAAAGCATAGAAACAGCGTCAGATAGGGCTAAAACAGCCATTAAATGCGATAGTTTTAGGGGATTTTTAAACAGCTCTTTAACCTGGCTTGAAAAAAAGAGCGAATATCAATCTTTCAAAAAACTTAAAAGTGAAATCCCCACTTTAGAGAGCGAATGCGAAGAGATTGAAAACGATTTAAAACGCTATTATGAAGCCAAAGAAACCGCAATATTTAAAAAATTCCCTAAATTCATCCAACTTTATGATAACGCCACTTCTAAAATCCAAGCCCTAGATTTTGATGCGATTAAAGATAAAGTCCATGCCTTATTGAATGGTTATGAAGAGATGCCGGCGGAGTTTTTTTATTTCAGGTTGGACAGCAAGATCGCGCACATTTTGATTGATGAATTTCAAGACACGAGTTTGAACGATTATAAGATTTTAGCCCCTTTTATTGATGAGATTAAAGCTGGGATAGGGCAAGCTAAATGGCACAGGAGCGTGTTTTTTGTGGGCGATGTCAAGCAGAGCATTTATGCCTTTAGGGGGAGTTTTAGCTCTTTGTTTGAAAGCGTTTCTAAGGATTTTTACCACGATAATTTACAATTCAACCACCGCAGTGCACCTTTAATCATTAATTATGTGAACACCATTTTTAAAAAAGCTTATCAAAATTCCCCCACCGCTTATTTGGAGCAAAAATACCCTAAAGCTTCTCAAAATAAACATGCTACAGACGGCTATGTTAAAGTCTCTTTAGTGGCTGATGAAAGAGAATTGTTATTAAATCAGGTCTTACAAGAAGCTCAAAACCTTTTAGAACATCGTATTGATCCTAAAAACATTACCATTTTATGCGCCACTAATGATGACGCTTTAGAAATCAAAAATTATTTGCAAGAGAATTTGAGCGACATTCGCCCAAGCACGGAATCTAGCGCGAGATTGTCTCAATTGGTAGAATCTAAGATCATTAAGAACGCTTTAGAATACGCTTTAGCGGAAGAACCTTACAAGCCCTTTTATAAGCACAGCGTTTTAAAACTCGCCGGATACTTGCATGATGATGTGATCGCTTTACCTGGTTTTAACCCTAAAAAAGAGAGCGTGGCAAGCTTTGTGTGGAAAATTATGGAGCAGTTTAAACTTTATGAAGAGCCTGCACAAAGCTGTTTGGAATTGGCCATTGGGTGCGAAGACGCCAATGATTTTTTAGAAAAATTAGAGGCTAAAGAGATCGCTTCTTTCAATCCAAAAGGTGCACAGATCATGACCATCCATAAATCTAAAGGCATGCAATTCCCTTATGTGATCGTGTGCGAACGCTTGGGCAATCCTAATTCAAATCACTCCAATCAACTCCTTGAAGAATATAACGGCACAGAGCTTGCGCGCCTTTATTACAGAATGAAAAATCGTGAGGTCGTGGATAAAGATTACGCTAGGGCTTTAGACAAAGAAGAAGCGGCCAAAGATCATGAAGAAATTAATGTGTATTATGTCGCATTCACTAGGGCTGAGTTAGGGCTGATTGTCGTGGCCAAAGACAAAAAAGAAAGCAAAAAAGAAAGCAAAAACAAAACAATGCGCGAACAATTGGATCTTGTGCCTTTAGAAGAGGGGGAAATTATGCCGGTTATTTCTCCACAAAAAGAGCCTTTAATCGCAAGCGTGTTAATCAAACCCCATGCCTATGGCGAGCAAGTCCAAGAGATAGAAGAAGAGCCAGAGAGCGATTATGAAAAGAATAACGACCAGGAAGCGATCAATTTTGGTATCGCTTTGCACAAGGGATTAGAATACCAATACGCTTACAACATTCCTAAAAAAAGCGTTTTAGAATATTTAAACTACCATCATGGTTTTTATGGTTTGGATTATCAGGCGTTAGAAGAAAGTTTAGAGCTTTTTGAAAACGATGCAGAGATACAAACTCTTTTTAAAAATTATGCCTTAAAAGGCGAAGTGGCTTTTTTATTTGAAGGGGTTGTGTCTAGGATTGATGTTTTATTGTGGGATAAGGGGCAAAATTTGTATGTTTTAGATTATAAAAGCTCTCAAAATTACCAGCAAAGCCATAAAGTGCAAGTGTCTCATTACGCTGCGTTTTTGCAAACTCAAGCCCCCCATTTTAAGATACAAGCGGGCATTATTTACGCTCATAAAAGACTGCTTGAAAAATTATGGGTTTGA
- the yajC gene encoding preprotein translocase subunit YajC, with translation MGQIKDILTTLLPLVVLFLIFYFLIVRPQRQQQKKHKEMIEGLTKGDKIVTQGGFIVEVLKAEANFFSVKLNDDTTAKLSKNYVAFKLDELDQFGLAEPIVIQQGREEISAKLSGTKTLKQRQITTE, from the coding sequence ATGGGACAAATTAAAGACATTCTAACGACGCTTTTACCCCTTGTGGTGTTGTTTCTTATTTTTTATTTTTTGATCGTTCGCCCGCAACGCCAGCAACAAAAAAAGCACAAAGAAATGATAGAGGGCTTGACTAAGGGCGATAAAATCGTTACTCAAGGAGGGTTCATCGTTGAGGTGCTTAAAGCGGAAGCGAATTTTTTTAGCGTGAAGCTCAATGATGACACCACCGCTAAACTTTCTAAAAACTATGTAGCGTTCAAATTAGACGAATTGGATCAATTTGGTTTGGCAGAGCCTATAGTTATCCAACAAGGCAGAGAAGAAATCTCGGCAAAATTATCTGGTACTAAAACTTTGAAACAACGCCAAATAACAACTGAATGA
- the secD gene encoding protein translocase subunit SecD: MKLFNPRLIVFICALLLGVGFSVPSLLETKGPKITLGLDLRGGLNMLLGVQTDEALKNKYLSLASALEYNAKKQNILLKDIKSSLEGISFELLDEDEAKKLDALLVELQGHSQFEIKKEAEFYSVKLTPLEQEELRKNTILQVIGIIRNRLDQFGLAEPVVIQQGKEEISVQLPGIKTLEEERRAKDLISRSAHLQMMAVDEEHNKDAMKMTDLEAQKLGSVLLSDVEMGGKILLKAIPILDGEMLTDAKVVYDQNNQPVVSFTLDAQGAKIFGDFSGANVGKRMAIVLDNKVYSAPVIRERIGGGSGQISGNFSVAQASDLAIALRSGAMSAPIQVLEKRIIGPSLGKDSIKTSIIALIGGFILVMGFMVLYYSMAGVIACLALVVNLFLIVAVMAIFGATLTLPGMAGIVLTVGIAVDANIIINERIREVLRENEGIAKAIHLGYINASRAIFDSNITSLIASVLLYAYGTGAIKGFALTTGIGILASIITAIIGTQGIYQALLPKLTQTKSLYFWFGVNKRA; this comes from the coding sequence ATGAAACTTTTTAACCCTCGTTTAATCGTTTTTATTTGCGCGCTTCTTTTAGGGGTAGGGTTTTCTGTGCCTTCTTTACTAGAGACTAAAGGCCCTAAAATCACTTTAGGTTTGGATTTAAGGGGGGGGTTGAACATGCTTTTAGGGGTGCAAACCGATGAGGCTTTAAAAAACAAGTATTTAAGCTTGGCGTCCGCTTTAGAATACAACGCTAAAAAGCAAAATATCTTGCTTAAAGACATTAAATCCAGTTTAGAAGGGATCAGTTTTGAGCTTTTAGATGAAGATGAGGCGAAAAAATTAGACGCGCTTTTAGTGGAATTGCAAGGTCATAGCCAGTTTGAAATCAAAAAAGAAGCGGAGTTTTATAGCGTGAAGCTCACCCCTTTAGAGCAAGAAGAATTGCGTAAAAACACGATTTTGCAAGTGATAGGGATCATTCGTAACCGCTTGGATCAATTTGGTTTGGCAGAGCCTGTAGTCATCCAGCAAGGTAAAGAAGAAATTTCGGTGCAATTGCCCGGCATTAAGACTTTAGAAGAAGAACGGCGCGCTAAAGACTTGATTTCAAGATCCGCTCATTTGCAGATGATGGCAGTGGATGAAGAACACAATAAAGATGCGATGAAAATGACGGATTTAGAGGCTCAAAAATTAGGCAGTGTGTTGTTATCGGATGTGGAAATGGGGGGTAAAATCTTACTCAAAGCGATCCCCATTTTAGATGGCGAAATGCTTACAGATGCGAAAGTGGTGTATGATCAAAACAACCAGCCGGTGGTGAGCTTCACGCTGGATGCACAAGGGGCTAAGATTTTTGGGGATTTCTCAGGCGCGAATGTGGGCAAACGCATGGCGATCGTTTTAGACAATAAGGTTTATTCAGCCCCGGTGATCAGGGAGCGTATTGGTGGGGGGAGCGGGCAAATTAGCGGGAATTTTAGCGTGGCTCAAGCGAGCGATTTAGCGATCGCTTTAAGGAGTGGAGCGATGAGCGCTCCCATTCAGGTTTTAGAAAAAAGGATTATAGGCCCGAGCTTAGGGAAAGACAGCATTAAAACTTCCATTATCGCCCTCATTGGGGGCTTTATTTTAGTGATGGGCTTTATGGTGCTTTATTACTCCATGGCGGGGGTGATCGCTTGTTTGGCGTTAGTGGTCAATCTTTTTTTGATTGTGGCGGTCATGGCGATTTTTGGAGCTACGCTGACTTTACCGGGAATGGCGGGGATTGTTTTAACCGTGGGGATTGCCGTGGATGCTAATATCATTATCAATGAGCGCATTAGAGAAGTCTTAAGAGAGAATGAGGGCATCGCTAAGGCGATCCATTTAGGCTATATCAATGCGAGTCGGGCGATTTTTGATTCCAATATCACTTCCTTGATCGCTTCAGTGTTGTTATACGCTTATGGCACAGGAGCGATTAAAGGCTTTGCTCTCACCACAGGCATTGGGATTTTGGCCTCTATTATCACCGCTATTATAGGCACGCAAGGGATTTATCAAGCCCTTTTACCTAAACTCACCCAAACAAAAAGCCTTTACTTTTGGTTTGGCGTGAATAAAAGAGCTTAG
- the secF gene encoding protein translocase subunit SecF, which produces MELFKQTRILSFMRYSNYGVIVSAILVLLALGLLFFKGFSLGIDFAGGSLVQVRYTQNAPIKEVRDLFEKEARFKGVQVSEFGSKEEILIKFPFVETAENEDLNAIVANILKPSGDFEIRKFDTVGPRVGSELKEKGILSLILALMAIMVYVSFRYEWRFALASVIALVHDVILVASSVIVFKIDMNLEVIAALLTLIGYSINDTIIIFDRIREEMLSQKTKNAIQAIDEAISSTLTRTLLTSLTVFFVVLILCVFGSKIIIGFSLPMLIGTIVGTYSSIFIAPKVALLLGFDMGKYYENEARKIKKAQEKEKMRRLYEGGQV; this is translated from the coding sequence ATGGAATTATTCAAACAAACTAGAATCTTAAGCTTCATGCGTTATTCCAATTATGGGGTGATCGTTTCAGCGATCTTAGTGCTTCTAGCGTTAGGGCTTTTGTTTTTCAAAGGGTTTTCTTTAGGGATTGATTTTGCGGGGGGGAGTTTGGTGCAAGTGCGTTACACTCAAAACGCCCCCATTAAAGAAGTGCGCGATCTGTTTGAAAAAGAAGCTCGCTTTAAAGGCGTGCAAGTGAGCGAATTTGGCTCTAAAGAAGAGATTTTAATCAAATTCCCTTTTGTAGAAACGGCTGAAAACGAAGACTTGAACGCTATCGTGGCTAACATTCTAAAACCTAGCGGCGATTTTGAAATCCGTAAATTTGACACCGTGGGCCCTAGAGTGGGGAGCGAATTGAAAGAAAAGGGCATTTTGTCGCTGATTTTAGCGTTAATGGCGATCATGGTCTATGTGAGTTTCCGCTATGAATGGCGTTTCGCTTTAGCGAGTGTTATTGCGCTTGTACATGATGTGATTTTAGTGGCAAGCTCGGTGATTGTTTTTAAGATTGATATGAATTTGGAAGTGATTGCGGCCTTGCTCACATTGATCGGGTATTCCATTAATGATACGATCATTATTTTTGATCGGATCAGAGAAGAAATGCTCTCTCAAAAAACCAAAAACGCCATTCAAGCCATTGATGAAGCCATTTCTAGCACGCTCACGCGCACGCTTTTAACTTCTTTAACCGTGTTTTTTGTGGTGTTGATTTTGTGCGTGTTTGGGAGTAAGATCATCATTGGCTTTTCATTGCCCATGCTAATAGGCACGATTGTAGGGACTTACAGCTCTATTTTCATCGCCCCTAAAGTGGCGTTATTGTTAGGCTTTGATATGGGTAAATATTATGAGAATGAGGCTAGAAAAATCAAAAAAGCTCAAGAGAAAGAAAAAATGCGCCGTTTGTATGAGGGCGGTCAAGTTTAA
- the rpsB gene encoding 30S ribosomal protein S2 codes for MVTMKDLLECGVHFGHQTRRWNPKTKKFIFGVRKNIHIIDLQKTLRYFRYTYNIVRDASAQGKSIMFVGTKKQANETLKEFAESIQVPYVNYRWLGGMLTNFSTIRKSVRKLEIIEEMENSGQIDLLTKKEKLMILRKKEKLDKYLGGVRHMKKIPDMIFVIDVAKEKIAVAEARKLHIPIVAPLDTNCDPDLVDYPIPGNDDAIRSIRLFCKEMSEAILEGRELMQEEIVHADENSEEIEFVSNEEKEEMLAEIQKEITQGAE; via the coding sequence ATGGTAACCATGAAAGATTTATTAGAATGCGGTGTGCATTTTGGACACCAAACAAGGCGTTGGAACCCTAAAACCAAGAAATTCATTTTTGGCGTTAGGAAAAATATCCATATTATTGATTTGCAAAAAACCTTGCGCTACTTTAGATACACTTATAATATCGTGCGCGATGCGAGCGCTCAAGGCAAGAGCATCATGTTTGTAGGCACTAAAAAACAAGCCAATGAGACTTTGAAAGAATTTGCTGAAAGCATTCAAGTCCCTTATGTCAATTACCGCTGGCTTGGTGGCATGCTGACTAATTTTAGCACCATTAGAAAATCGGTGAGAAAATTAGAAATCATTGAAGAAATGGAAAATAGCGGTCAAATTGATCTATTGACTAAAAAAGAAAAACTCATGATCTTAAGGAAAAAAGAAAAGCTGGATAAGTATCTTGGCGGGGTGCGCCACATGAAAAAAATCCCTGATATGATTTTTGTGATTGATGTGGCTAAAGAAAAAATCGCTGTCGCTGAAGCGAGGAAACTCCATATCCCTATCGTGGCTCCTTTAGACACTAACTGCGATCCTGATTTAGTGGATTACCCCATTCCTGGAAATGACGATGCGATCCGCTCTATTAGGCTATTTTGTAAAGAAATGAGCGAAGCGATTTTAGAGGGGCGAGAACTCATGCAAGAAGAAATCGTCCATGCGGATGAAAATAGCGAAGAGATAGAGTTCGTGAGCAATGAAGAAAAAGAAGAAATGCTCGCTGAAATCCAAAAAGAAATCACTCAAGGAGCCGAATAA